TGGTCGAAATATGCGGACAAATCCACGTTACCGCCGCTGATAATCACGCCTACGCGCAGCGCTCCCCGGTCTGTTCCGGGAACGCGGCGTTCGAGCAGGGGGGCAAGAGGCACCGCCCCGCTGGGCTCCACAACAAGTTTCATCCGCTCCCAGAGGAATTTCATCGCACTCACTATTTCGGCTTCCGAGACCAGCACGATCTCATCCACCCGGCTGGAGATAACCGCGAACGTTTTCTCGCCCAGCGAGGTCCGCAGGCCGTCGGCGATAGTGCGGGGGTCGGTTTGCGGAATCAACTTCCC
The DNA window shown above is from Candidatus Glassbacteria bacterium and carries:
- a CDS encoding pyridoxal-phosphate dependent enzyme, producing GKLIPQTDPRTIADGLRTSLGEKTFAVISSRVDEIVLVSEAEIVSAMKFLWERMKLVVEPSGAVPLAPLLERRVPGTDRGALRVGVIISGGNVDLSAYFDQMKIS